A section of the Spirosoma pollinicola genome encodes:
- a CDS encoding PQQ-dependent sugar dehydrogenase, with protein MRKLNFTPKRTGFLGKAVPVLINGLLVIGLASFVVQDGPAKPDETRFTPVVVAEDLDEPMTFEVLKDGTAFIIERKGGVKKYDPTTQTVDLLATIPVNTKYTSAAGKVSEAEEGLMGMSLDPNFSQNHFMYLYYAHPTEKKHILTRWEVRDNKLGAEKVVLEVPTQREVCCHTGGGMTWDRSGNLYLTVGNNTGNQQAAQTDERPDRSSWDDQGHAGNTNDLRGKILRIHPEADGSYTVPEGNLFPKGTAKTRPEIYSMGHRNAWRISIDSQTGYLYWGEVGPDATKDSEIGPRGYDELNQGRKPGNFGWPWFVGNDQAFPVYDYANKKPLDKKDPKKPINSSPNNTGLTELPPVAPSFIYYPYAVSEEFPLVGTGSRSATGGPVYRQADFKGAKRPWPAYYEGKWLATDFSRGWIMAISMDADGNYKSMEKVLPTYHPVEPIDMKFSPDGDLYVLEYGSNWFRKSDNAKLVRIEYNGGNRKPIVRASASKPGGTVPLQLTLSADGTKDFDGDALTYQWKVSTPGGASKVYTTANPSVSFDKAGVYTATLTVSDSKGATNSQSIKLIAGNEPPAVAVNLSSNQTFFFPDQPIRYAVQVTDKEDGSLGKSNTAAGQISPARVAMSIDYTSEGFDYAEVIQGQRSVDASTQYAVAHALINQSDCKVCHQVATKSVGPAFTAIAAKYKSDAGAPARLIAKIRQGGVGIWGDVAMPGHPAMSVADAGILVSYILHIDEKTFSTLPTSGTYALKLPEGDNGKGSVLIRAAYTDRGGVVKGGKPVPSQTAEKMLILHSPQLEASSAAIIHGADVKAKGMGKGENVIPYANSYLAFRQIDLTGIKQLELVAAAQRREGSAGGTIEVRLGSVTGPVIGEVAVELAPEVDMEKLMAQLESAPKPAAAAPGAKPAAAAAPRNPFARPPVKLALKATEGMHDLYFVFKNDNAKAIQPLMSLSTIKFMDTVNQ; from the coding sequence ATGAGAAAATTAAATTTTACACCAAAGCGGACTGGCTTCCTTGGTAAGGCAGTTCCTGTATTGATCAACGGATTACTCGTAATCGGGCTGGCCTCATTTGTGGTACAGGATGGCCCGGCAAAGCCCGACGAAACACGATTCACGCCCGTTGTGGTGGCCGAAGACCTTGATGAACCAATGACCTTCGAGGTACTAAAAGACGGCACGGCCTTCATTATTGAGCGTAAAGGGGGCGTAAAAAAATATGACCCGACTACTCAAACCGTCGATTTGCTGGCAACCATACCCGTTAACACCAAATACACGTCGGCAGCGGGCAAGGTATCCGAAGCCGAAGAAGGGTTGATGGGTATGTCGCTCGACCCTAATTTCAGCCAGAACCATTTCATGTATCTGTATTACGCTCACCCCACCGAGAAGAAGCATATTCTGACTCGCTGGGAGGTTCGCGACAATAAATTAGGAGCCGAAAAAGTGGTACTCGAAGTGCCTACTCAACGTGAAGTTTGCTGCCATACAGGCGGGGGCATGACCTGGGATCGGTCGGGAAATCTTTACCTGACAGTAGGGAATAACACAGGCAACCAGCAGGCCGCTCAAACCGACGAACGGCCCGACCGCAGTAGTTGGGACGATCAGGGTCACGCAGGAAACACGAATGACCTTCGGGGAAAAATTCTGCGCATTCACCCCGAAGCCGACGGTAGTTATACCGTTCCCGAAGGCAACTTATTTCCGAAAGGAACCGCAAAGACCCGGCCTGAAATTTATTCGATGGGCCACCGTAATGCCTGGCGCATTTCTATCGACAGCCAGACGGGCTATCTGTATTGGGGCGAAGTGGGTCCCGATGCCACCAAAGATTCGGAGATTGGTCCGCGTGGATATGATGAGTTGAATCAGGGACGCAAACCGGGCAATTTTGGCTGGCCGTGGTTTGTGGGCAACGATCAGGCATTTCCGGTTTATGACTACGCCAACAAAAAACCACTGGACAAAAAAGATCCTAAAAAACCGATCAATAGCTCACCAAACAATACGGGCCTGACGGAGCTGCCACCGGTAGCACCATCGTTCATCTATTATCCTTACGCGGTTTCGGAAGAGTTTCCGCTTGTAGGTACCGGCTCACGTTCGGCAACGGGTGGGCCCGTTTATCGGCAGGCCGACTTTAAAGGAGCCAAGCGCCCGTGGCCCGCTTATTACGAAGGCAAATGGCTGGCTACCGATTTCTCGCGCGGCTGGATTATGGCCATTTCTATGGATGCCGATGGCAACTACAAGAGTATGGAAAAGGTGTTGCCAACCTATCACCCCGTCGAACCCATCGACATGAAGTTTAGTCCCGATGGTGACCTTTACGTTCTCGAATACGGCAGCAACTGGTTCCGTAAGAGCGACAACGCCAAACTGGTTCGTATCGAGTACAACGGCGGAAACCGCAAACCCATCGTTCGGGCATCGGCCAGCAAGCCCGGCGGCACGGTACCGCTGCAACTTACGCTCTCTGCCGATGGCACCAAAGATTTCGACGGCGATGCGCTCACCTACCAGTGGAAAGTAAGCACGCCCGGTGGTGCATCGAAAGTGTACACAACGGCTAATCCATCGGTAAGCTTCGACAAAGCTGGCGTGTATACCGCTACCCTAACCGTGAGCGATTCAAAAGGGGCAACGAATAGTCAGTCGATAAAGCTCATAGCGGGCAACGAACCACCCGCTGTTGCAGTCAACCTAAGCAGCAACCAAACATTTTTCTTCCCCGATCAGCCCATTCGCTACGCCGTTCAGGTAACCGATAAAGAAGATGGCAGCCTGGGCAAGTCGAATACGGCAGCGGGACAGATCAGCCCGGCTCGTGTCGCTATGAGTATCGATTATACGTCGGAGGGTTTCGACTATGCCGAAGTGATACAGGGACAACGCAGTGTCGATGCTTCTACGCAGTATGCGGTGGCCCACGCACTCATTAACCAGAGCGACTGCAAAGTTTGCCATCAGGTTGCCACCAAGTCGGTAGGGCCTGCCTTCACCGCTATTGCCGCCAAATATAAAAGCGACGCGGGTGCTCCTGCCCGGCTGATCGCCAAGATCAGGCAGGGTGGCGTTGGTATCTGGGGCGATGTGGCGATGCCGGGGCATCCTGCCATGTCGGTCGCCGACGCGGGCATTCTGGTATCGTATATTCTTCACATCGATGAGAAGACATTCAGCACCCTACCCACCAGCGGAACCTACGCACTCAAATTACCCGAAGGCGACAACGGGAAGGGCTCAGTGCTAATCCGGGCGGCTTATACCGACCGTGGCGGGGTGGTGAAAGGAGGGAAACCTGTACCATCGCAAACAGCCGAAAAGATGCTGATTCTGCATAGTCCCCAACTGGAAGCATCGTCAGCAGCGATCATCCACGGTGCCGATGTAAAAGCAAAAGGCATGGGCAAAGGCGAAAACGTAATTCCTTATGCCAACAGCTATCTTGCTTTCCGGCAGATTGATCTAACCGGTATCAAGCAGTTAGAACTTGTGGCAGCCGCGCAACGACGCGAAGGCAGTGCAGGCGGAACGATTGAAGTTCGGCTTGGCTCTGTAACCGGACCTGTCATTGGCGAAGTGGCCGTTGAACTCGCGCCCGAAGTGGACATGGAGAAACTCATGGCTCAGCTGGAATCTGCCCCTAAACCTGCGGCTGCGGCTCCGGGAGCCAAACCTGCGGCAGCAGCTGCACCGAGGAATCCATTTGCCCGTCCGCCGGTTAAGCTTGCCCTCAAGGCTACTGAAGGTATGCACGACCTGTATTTCGTCTTTAAAAACGATAATGCCAAAGCTATTCAGCCGTTGATGTCCCTCTCGACTATTAAATTTATGGATACGGTAAATCAGTAG